From a single Nematostella vectensis chromosome 3, jaNemVect1.1, whole genome shotgun sequence genomic region:
- the LOC5510062 gene encoding adapter molecule crk gives MSRKDQLPWYHGVLKRVETEGILNGKPPGVWLVRDSTTIPGDYVLSVSESGKVSHYIINNKGTMYTIGDQTFPDLPSIIEFYKKHFLDTTTLKEHVPNSECNIKVKALYAFPGKDDEDLPFKKGDILTVISKEEDNWWKARDSAGREGMIPKPYVQVLSNAPSATHPSPTVGSGPLPPGLASGVNGRKSMDYQNPPINRDQIPNDGFDYAIALMDRVVPYDHTQLTFKKGDIIKVATKKVDGSWFGELKNQSGWFPFSYVQEVSPHEQGRNFNGN, from the exons ATGAGTAGGAAAGATCAGCTTCC ATGGTACCATGGCGTACTTAAGAGAGTGGAGACCGAAGGCATTCTCAACGGTAAACCCCCAGGAGTATGGCTTGTCCGAGACAGTACCACGATTCCTGGAGATTATGTACTATCTGTTAG tgagaGTGGAAAAGTTAGCCACTACATTATCAATAACAAAGGGACCATGTATACGATTGGTGACCAAACATTTCCAGATCTACCCTCAATTATAGAATTCTACAAGAAACATTTTCTGGACACAACAACTCTGAAAGAGCAT GTACCAAACTCAGAGTGCAATATCAAAGTCAAAGCATTATATGCATTTCCCGGGAAG GATGATGAAGATCTTCCTTTCAAGAAAGGTGACATCTTAACAGTTATTAGCAAAGAGGAGGATAACTGGTGGAAAGCCAGGGACAGCGCAGGCAGAGAAGGGATGATTCCTAAACCATATGTTCAAGTG TTGTCAAATGCGCCCTCTGCAACACACCCATCCCCTACAGTTGGAAGTGGTCCCCTTCCTCCAGGACTAGCATCAGGGGTAAATGGCAGAAAAAGCATGGATTACCAGAATCCCCCAATAAACAGAGACCAG ATCCCAAATGATGGATTTGACTATGCAATTGCTCTCATGGACAGAGTAGTGCCATATGATCACACACAACTAACATTTAAG AAAGGAGATATAATCAAAGTCGCAACAAAGAAGGTCGACGGGTCATGGTTTGGAGAGCTCAAAAATCAAAGTGGCTGGTTCCCTTTCAGCTACGTGCAAGAAGTGTCTCCTCATGAACAGGGCAGAAACTTTAATGGCAATTAA